One Mangrovimonas cancribranchiae DNA segment encodes these proteins:
- a CDS encoding endonuclease/exonuclease/phosphatase family protein — protein sequence MPKKQFTVAFYNLENLFDIYDDNLTNDNDFLPNSVKRWTSKRYYNKIRKLSYAIKNIGLEETNFPPALLGFAEVENKLVLQDLINSSELKHHKYDFVHYNSPDERGIDVALLYNKTIFTVTRSEPFSVDIYNEDGTKDYTRDILLVTGKLDGSVVHIIVNHWPSRHGGEDVTEQKRLTASNEVDNIINLIKQEHESPKIIVMGDFNDDPYNKSMTQLTEKQDLFNPMRTLQSHDKGTTVHYTDWNLFDQILFSTNFFEKRKGELTYKESDIFNERFLQVFKGKYEAAPFRTYIGKKYQGGYSDHFPVYILLESY from the coding sequence ATGCCTAAAAAACAGTTTACTGTAGCTTTTTATAATCTGGAGAATCTTTTTGATATCTATGATGACAACTTGACTAATGACAATGATTTTTTACCAAACTCTGTCAAACGTTGGACCTCTAAGCGATATTATAACAAAATACGAAAACTATCTTACGCTATAAAAAATATTGGCTTGGAAGAAACCAATTTTCCACCAGCTTTATTAGGTTTTGCCGAAGTAGAAAACAAATTAGTTTTACAGGATTTGATTAATTCTAGCGAGTTAAAGCATCATAAATACGATTTTGTTCATTACAACTCTCCTGATGAGCGCGGTATAGATGTGGCATTATTATACAACAAAACCATATTTACTGTTACACGTTCCGAACCTTTTTCTGTAGATATTTATAATGAAGATGGCACAAAAGATTATACTAGAGATATTTTATTAGTTACTGGAAAGCTAGACGGCTCAGTTGTTCATATTATTGTTAATCATTGGCCGTCTCGTCATGGTGGTGAAGATGTTACAGAACAAAAACGCTTGACTGCTTCAAATGAAGTGGATAACATTATAAACTTGATTAAACAAGAGCATGAGAGTCCTAAAATTATTGTTATGGGCGATTTTAATGATGATCCATATAATAAAAGTATGACGCAACTAACCGAAAAACAAGACCTGTTTAATCCTATGAGGACATTGCAATCTCATGACAAAGGTACCACAGTACATTATACGGACTGGAACTTGTTTGATCAAATATTGTTTAGCACCAATTTCTTTGAAAAAAGAAAAGGAGAGCTAACGTATAAAGAAAGTGATATTTTTAATGAGCGTTTTTTACAGGTTTTTAAAGGTAAATATGAAGCCGCACCTTTTAGAACCTATATTGGCAAAAAATACCAAGGTGGTTACAGTGATCATTTCCCTGTGTATATTCTATTAGAATCTTATTAA
- a CDS encoding TonB-dependent receptor domain-containing protein, protein MRNITRFFVAVAFMFTAFSMAQSTVTGTVMDAEMNAPLPGANIVEKGTSNGVSSDFDGNFTITTEATSGEVVVSYVGYGKVTVSFDGDTNLGSITLTPDNSLDEIVIIGSGVIDLAEDRKTPIAVSTIKASEIQEKAGNWDLPEVLKSTPSVQNIKAGGFGDGQMFLRGFDQTNTAFLLNGQPINGMEDGRMYWSNWSGVMDVANAIQVQRGLGASKLAISSVGGTVNIVTKTIDRKEGGFVQQMVGNDNYLKSTAYYSTGVGEKGWSFSALLGHWQGDGYVNYTDGQGQTYFISVGYQPTEKHSLNFLLTGAPQWHAAAGSGAISDFLENGRRYNSWNFSGVNSSNTLHGGGNVYPGGRNIYHKPVANLSWDWTINDKSELSTVLYGSMGRGSFAQARTDSNGDVTYARGSNNNHNWYGLVTNYNNQLTENLNFNIGADVRLYNGIHFRDVREFISVNSVSANSGYSGDYQLTEAGGINPWTVFFKPNTDHDQRFGYDYEEQINYGGIFGQLEYATDKFSAFFQGAVSTQSHVRTEFLNTSEEGRSEESETVNNPGFNVKAGASYLLGEQHKVFVNAGYYSRQPFHDVLFKDNRGGNELLNPEVENENITGFEAGYQFGGEIIRANLNLYHTTWDNRTLVNSNGEVGDDYLGYQTQGVKQVHSGVELEVFTNPFDNLSVNGFLSLGEWKFKDNATQRTFNNDGEEVGTATEVVIDDFNVGGAAQVTGGVNANYEFLPRLSVDGAWNWYNDMYSTGSLTEETIAMPSYDTFDAGFSYKILVGKNKQNSLQFRINVYNVFDEVYLESVSGNLQASANPEENYKGVNINNNGRFGYGRTWNTSIRFNF, encoded by the coding sequence ATGAGAAACATTACTAGATTTTTTGTGGCAGTAGCGTTTATGTTTACTGCTTTTTCTATGGCACAAAGTACAGTAACTGGTACTGTAATGGATGCCGAAATGAATGCGCCATTACCAGGTGCAAACATTGTTGAGAAAGGGACTTCAAACGGAGTGTCTTCCGACTTTGATGGAAATTTTACCATAACTACTGAAGCTACTTCAGGAGAAGTTGTGGTATCATATGTAGGTTACGGTAAAGTAACCGTATCTTTTGATGGCGATACGAATTTAGGTTCTATCACATTAACGCCAGACAACTCTTTAGACGAAATTGTTATTATTGGATCTGGAGTTATCGATTTAGCAGAAGATAGAAAGACTCCTATCGCGGTGTCTACAATTAAAGCTTCTGAAATTCAGGAGAAAGCTGGAAACTGGGATTTACCAGAAGTGTTAAAATCAACGCCTTCTGTACAGAATATAAAGGCTGGTGGTTTTGGTGATGGTCAAATGTTTTTAAGAGGTTTCGACCAAACAAACACAGCTTTTTTATTGAATGGGCAGCCAATTAATGGTATGGAAGATGGTAGAATGTACTGGTCTAACTGGTCTGGTGTTATGGATGTTGCAAACGCCATTCAAGTACAGCGTGGTTTAGGCGCTTCTAAACTAGCCATTTCTTCTGTTGGTGGTACAGTTAACATTGTAACAAAAACCATAGATAGAAAAGAAGGTGGTTTTGTTCAGCAAATGGTTGGAAACGATAACTATCTTAAATCTACAGCTTATTATTCTACAGGTGTTGGAGAAAAAGGATGGTCTTTTTCTGCATTATTAGGTCATTGGCAAGGAGATGGATATGTTAATTATACAGATGGTCAAGGTCAAACTTATTTCATATCTGTTGGATATCAGCCAACAGAGAAACACTCTTTAAATTTTCTTTTAACTGGAGCGCCACAATGGCATGCGGCTGCAGGAAGTGGAGCTATAAGCGACTTTTTAGAAAATGGAAGACGTTACAATTCTTGGAATTTTTCAGGAGTTAATAGTTCAAATACATTACATGGAGGTGGGAATGTATACCCTGGTGGAAGAAATATTTACCACAAACCAGTAGCCAACTTAAGTTGGGATTGGACTATTAATGATAAATCTGAATTATCAACTGTATTATATGGTTCTATGGGGCGTGGAAGTTTTGCGCAAGCTAGAACAGATAGTAATGGTGATGTAACTTATGCTCGTGGGTCTAACAACAATCATAACTGGTATGGTTTAGTAACCAACTATAACAACCAGTTAACAGAAAACTTAAACTTTAATATTGGTGCAGATGTGCGTTTGTATAACGGTATCCACTTTAGAGATGTTAGAGAATTTATTTCAGTAAATTCTGTTTCTGCTAATTCTGGGTATAGCGGAGATTATCAATTAACTGAGGCTGGAGGAATTAATCCTTGGACTGTTTTCTTTAAACCAAATACAGATCATGATCAAAGATTTGGCTATGATTATGAAGAGCAAATCAATTACGGAGGTATTTTTGGGCAATTAGAATATGCTACAGATAAATTTTCAGCTTTTTTCCAAGGTGCTGTTTCAACACAATCACATGTTAGAACTGAGTTCTTAAATACTTCTGAAGAAGGAAGGTCAGAGGAATCAGAAACAGTTAATAACCCAGGATTTAATGTTAAAGCTGGAGCATCTTATTTATTAGGTGAACAACACAAAGTTTTTGTTAATGCAGGATATTACTCTAGACAACCTTTTCATGATGTACTGTTTAAAGACAATAGAGGAGGAAACGAATTATTAAATCCTGAAGTAGAAAACGAAAACATTACTGGTTTTGAAGCAGGTTACCAATTTGGAGGAGAAATAATAAGAGCAAACCTTAACTTATACCACACAACATGGGATAACAGAACTCTTGTAAATAGTAATGGTGAGGTTGGAGACGATTATTTAGGTTATCAAACTCAAGGTGTTAAGCAAGTGCATAGTGGTGTTGAATTAGAAGTTTTCACAAATCCATTTGATAATTTATCAGTAAACGGATTCCTTTCTTTAGGAGAGTGGAAATTTAAAGATAATGCAACTCAAAGAACGTTTAATAACGATGGCGAAGAGGTAGGAACGGCTACAGAAGTTGTTATTGACGATTTCAATGTTGGAGGTGCAGCACAAGTAACGGGAGGTGTTAATGCTAATTATGAGTTTTTACCTAGATTAAGTGTTGATGGTGCATGGAATTGGTATAATGATATGTATTCAACAGGTTCTTTAACTGAAGAAACTATTGCAATGCCTTCTTATGATACTTTTGATGCTGGTTTCTCTTACAAGATATTAGTTGGTAAAAACAAACAAAACTCTTTGCAGTTTAGAATTAACGTTTATAATGTTTTTGATGAGGTATATTTAGAGTCTGTATCCGGAAATTTACAGGCCTCAGCTAATCCTGAAGAAAACTACAAGGGAGTTAACATTAATAACAATGGACGTTTTGGTTATGGAAGAACGTGGAATACAAGTATTCGTTTTAACTTCTAA
- the pgi gene encoding glucose-6-phosphate isomerase: MALPNTNPTQTQAWKKLENNYNQVKELHLKELFAQDADRAQKMTITWEDFLVDFSKNRITNETLELLQELAKEVKLDKAIEAYFSGEKINETENRSVLHTALRAKESDTFLVNGENVMPEIYKVKNKIKAFTEDVVNGTRKGYSGKPFTHVVNIGIGGSDLGPAMVVDSLQYYKNNLTTYFVSNVDGDHVNEVIKKINPETTLFVIVSKTFTTQETLSNANTIRAWFLQHASEEAIAKHFVAVSTNLEKVQEFGIEKDNIFPMWNWVGGRFSLWSAVGLSISLSLGYQHFESLLSGANKMDEHFKNTSFDKNIPVVLGLLTIWYNNFFHAESEAVIPYSEYLGKLAKYLQQGIMESNGKYIDRNGSKVNYQTGTIIWGEPGTNSQHAFFQLIHQGTKLIPADFIGFAKSLYGNQDHQDKLISNFIAQTEALMNGKTKAEVMQEFEGSDLSKSEIEKLAPYKVFEGNKPTNTLFIDKLTPESLGKLIALYEHKIFVQGVIWNIFSYDQFGVELGKQLAGEILKDLQQDAVSKHDSSTLNLIKFYKANN; encoded by the coding sequence ATGGCTTTACCAAACACTAACCCAACCCAAACTCAAGCATGGAAAAAGCTTGAAAACAACTACAACCAAGTAAAAGAATTACACCTAAAAGAGCTATTTGCACAAGATGCCGATAGAGCTCAAAAAATGACCATTACTTGGGAAGATTTTTTGGTCGATTTTTCTAAAAATAGAATCACCAACGAGACTCTAGAGTTATTACAAGAATTAGCCAAAGAGGTTAAGTTAGACAAAGCTATAGAAGCCTATTTTTCTGGTGAAAAAATTAATGAAACAGAGAATAGATCGGTGCTTCATACAGCACTAAGAGCCAAAGAAAGTGACACATTCCTTGTAAATGGTGAAAATGTTATGCCTGAGATTTACAAGGTGAAAAATAAAATTAAAGCCTTTACCGAAGATGTTGTTAATGGAACACGCAAAGGATATTCTGGAAAACCGTTTACACATGTTGTAAATATTGGTATTGGTGGATCCGATTTAGGGCCAGCCATGGTTGTGGATTCGCTTCAGTATTACAAAAACAACTTAACAACCTATTTTGTTAGTAATGTGGATGGCGACCATGTTAACGAAGTCATTAAAAAAATTAATCCTGAAACCACACTTTTTGTTATTGTTTCTAAAACATTTACAACACAAGAAACTTTATCTAATGCCAATACCATTAGGGCGTGGTTTTTACAACACGCTTCAGAAGAAGCTATAGCTAAGCATTTTGTTGCCGTTTCTACTAATCTTGAAAAAGTACAGGAATTTGGTATAGAAAAAGACAATATCTTTCCTATGTGGAATTGGGTTGGCGGACGATTCTCGTTATGGAGTGCTGTAGGTCTTTCAATAAGTTTATCGTTAGGCTATCAACATTTTGAAAGTCTTTTATCTGGTGCCAATAAAATGGATGAGCATTTTAAAAATACATCGTTCGATAAAAACATTCCTGTTGTTTTAGGGCTTTTAACCATTTGGTATAACAACTTCTTTCATGCAGAAAGTGAAGCCGTTATTCCTTATTCCGAATATCTAGGGAAACTAGCTAAATATCTTCAGCAAGGTATTATGGAAAGTAATGGGAAGTATATTGACAGAAATGGAAGTAAAGTAAATTACCAAACAGGCACTATAATTTGGGGTGAACCAGGAACAAACTCACAACACGCTTTCTTTCAATTAATACATCAAGGTACCAAATTAATTCCAGCAGACTTTATTGGTTTTGCAAAATCGTTATACGGTAACCAAGATCATCAAGACAAGCTAATATCAAACTTTATCGCCCAAACCGAAGCCTTAATGAATGGGAAAACTAAAGCAGAGGTAATGCAAGAGTTTGAAGGAAGTGACTTGTCAAAATCGGAAATTGAGAAATTAGCACCATATAAAGTATTTGAAGGTAACAAGCCAACAAACACGCTGTTTATAGACAAATTAACTCCAGAGAGCTTAGGAAAACTTATCGCATTATACGAGCACAAGATTTTTGTACAAGGTGTTATTTGGAATATTTTTAGTTATGACCAATTTGGAGTCGAACTAGGAAAGCAACTTGCTGGAGAAATCCTTAAAGATTTGCAACAAGATGCTGTAAGTAAACACGACAGTTCTACACTAAACCTTATAAAATTCTACAAGGCCAACAATTAA
- a CDS encoding carboxypeptidase regulatory-like domain-containing protein: protein MKKSLFIFLFGILATFTAAAQETVVKGSVTEGDSYEPIPDVTVTIEGTSVSTTTDTSGEFQFLQEVPLGEQVLQISKNGYVSKRYPIIVNEGKTLNITDMTLDKVVEETDLFTITLSDDELNDDTSNADNISGLLQSSQDVFQRTAAFEFSSSFFRVRGLDSENGSVLINGIEMNKMYNGRPQWSNWGGLNDVLRNQELTTGLKPSEYNFGGILGTNNLNVRASRYREGGRLTYSSSNRSYTNRLIASYATGQLEKGWSMAFAAGRRWGNEGYQDGTLYDANSFFASIEKTIGENHAINFTTMYAPTRRGKSSPNTQEVYDLKDIRYNEYWGWQDGEKRNSRIKEIEEPIFMLNHYWDITDKTKLNTNVGLQFGKIGNSRLDYNGTRLNDNGIAVGGGQNPSPAYYQKLPSFWVGQDAGPNYAQAYLWEQEFINDGQVDWNNMYLHNLDNVGGHSTYILYEDRNDDTQFTANSILTSEINENIILNAGVTYKNLKSENFAEVLDLLGGNGYLDIDSFETNPNTQQSDMNNPFRVVGVGDKFKYNYNLHADVISGYAQAQFKYKNIDFYLSGSITGTQYYREGLYQNGANPNNSFGKSDEVSFTGFGGKGGLTYKITGKHLLELNGGYVTKAPNLRNTFSNARVNNSIVPDITEEKIMSFDASYIFRSPSIQAKLTGYYTKIQDANEISFYYADGVVGFEDSSEFVNEILQGVDKRHLGAELGIEAQVLPTFKLKGAAAVGNFTYDNNPNLYLTSNENRVNFGESYLKDYKLASGPQTATSIGFEYRDPDYWWFGATVNYFTNTYVDVAPLTRTKNFYLDPEDSVFNAETGTFLTEIPFDDYDEGLARELLKQEEFDDYFTVNLIGGKSWKVDDYYIGFFASVNNLLDEVFKTGGFEQGRNANYRQLRDDASNGTKVFGSKYWYGRGATYFVNVYFRF from the coding sequence ATGAAAAAAAGTTTATTTATTTTTTTATTTGGAATTCTAGCTACATTTACCGCTGCAGCTCAAGAGACTGTGGTTAAAGGAAGTGTAACAGAAGGAGATTCGTATGAGCCTATTCCAGATGTAACAGTAACCATTGAGGGTACTAGTGTTTCTACAACAACTGATACATCTGGAGAGTTTCAATTTCTTCAAGAAGTTCCTTTAGGTGAACAAGTATTGCAGATTTCTAAAAATGGGTATGTGTCTAAACGTTACCCAATTATTGTAAATGAAGGTAAAACGTTAAACATAACGGATATGACTTTAGATAAAGTTGTAGAAGAAACCGACTTATTTACAATTACTTTATCCGATGATGAATTAAATGATGATACTAGTAATGCCGATAATATTTCGGGGTTATTACAATCATCACAAGATGTTTTTCAACGTACAGCCGCTTTCGAGTTTAGCTCATCTTTTTTTAGAGTGCGAGGTTTAGATTCTGAAAATGGTTCGGTTTTGATTAATGGAATCGAGATGAACAAAATGTACAATGGTCGCCCACAATGGAGTAATTGGGGAGGTTTAAATGATGTACTTCGAAATCAAGAGTTAACCACAGGACTAAAACCTTCTGAATATAATTTTGGCGGTATTTTAGGAACAAACAATTTAAATGTAAGGGCTTCTAGATACCGTGAAGGAGGACGATTAACGTATTCATCTTCTAACAGGAGTTATACTAATAGATTAATAGCAAGTTATGCAACAGGGCAGTTAGAAAAGGGATGGTCCATGGCCTTTGCAGCTGGAAGACGCTGGGGTAACGAAGGATACCAAGACGGTACATTATATGATGCCAATTCATTCTTTGCTTCTATTGAAAAAACAATAGGAGAAAATCATGCTATTAATTTTACAACGATGTATGCACCTACTAGAAGAGGAAAGTCATCACCTAATACGCAAGAGGTGTATGATTTAAAAGACATCAGATATAACGAATATTGGGGGTGGCAAGATGGTGAAAAGAGAAACTCTAGAATTAAAGAAATAGAAGAGCCTATCTTTATGCTTAACCATTATTGGGATATTACAGATAAAACCAAGCTTAATACAAATGTAGGACTTCAGTTTGGTAAAATTGGAAATAGTCGATTAGATTATAACGGTACTAGATTAAATGACAATGGTATTGCTGTTGGTGGTGGTCAAAACCCTAGTCCAGCATATTACCAAAAGTTACCAAGTTTTTGGGTAGGACAAGATGCAGGACCTAACTATGCACAAGCCTATTTATGGGAGCAAGAGTTTATTAATGATGGACAGGTAGATTGGAATAATATGTATCTTCATAATTTAGATAATGTAGGCGGACATTCTACTTATATTCTTTATGAAGATAGAAATGACGATACACAATTTACAGCCAATTCTATTTTAACTTCTGAAATTAACGAGAACATTATTTTAAATGCTGGTGTTACATATAAAAACTTAAAGTCGGAAAACTTTGCCGAAGTTTTAGATCTTTTAGGAGGTAACGGTTATTTAGATATTGATTCTTTTGAAACTAACCCAAATACACAGCAAAGTGATATGAACAACCCATTTAGAGTTGTTGGTGTTGGAGATAAGTTTAAATATAACTACAACCTGCATGCCGATGTAATTTCTGGATATGCCCAAGCACAATTTAAGTATAAGAATATTGACTTTTATTTATCAGGTAGTATAACAGGAACACAGTATTACAGAGAAGGATTATACCAAAACGGAGCCAATCCAAATAATTCCTTTGGGAAAAGTGATGAAGTATCCTTTACTGGTTTTGGAGGAAAAGGAGGTTTAACCTACAAAATAACAGGAAAACATTTGTTAGAACTTAATGGAGGCTATGTTACCAAAGCACCTAACTTAAGAAACACCTTTTCAAATGCAAGGGTAAATAACAGCATTGTTCCAGATATTACAGAAGAAAAAATTATGTCTTTTGATGCGAGTTACATTTTCAGATCGCCGTCAATACAAGCAAAGCTTACAGGATATTACACCAAAATTCAAGATGCTAACGAAATTTCTTTCTATTATGCAGATGGTGTTGTAGGTTTTGAAGACAGTAGCGAATTTGTTAACGAAATTCTTCAAGGAGTTGATAAAAGACACTTAGGTGCAGAATTAGGAATAGAAGCACAAGTGTTACCTACCTTTAAATTAAAAGGTGCAGCAGCTGTTGGTAACTTTACTTACGATAATAACCCCAATTTATACTTAACTTCTAATGAGAATAGAGTAAACTTTGGAGAATCGTATTTAAAAGATTATAAACTAGCTAGCGGACCTCAAACAGCAACATCTATAGGTTTTGAATATCGCGATCCAGATTACTGGTGGTTTGGTGCAACTGTAAATTACTTTACTAACACTTATGTAGATGTCGCTCCATTAACAAGAACTAAAAACTTTTATTTAGACCCTGAAGATTCTGTTTTTAATGCTGAAACTGGAACATTTTTAACAGAAATTCCATTTGATGACTATGATGAAGGTTTAGCAAGAGAATTATTAAAACAAGAAGAATTTGATGATTACTTTACAGTAAACTTAATTGGAGGGAAATCTTGGAAGGTAGATGATTATTATATAGGATTCTTTGCAAGTGTAAACAACTTATTAGACGAAGTCTTTAAAACAGGTGGTTTTGAACAAGGAAGAAATGCTAACTATAGACAATTAAGAGATGATGCTTCCAACGGAACCAAAGTTTTTGGATCAAAATATTGGTATGGAAGAGGAGCTACTTACTTTGTAAATGTGTACTTTAGATTTTAA
- a CDS encoding endonuclease/exonuclease/phosphatase family protein has protein sequence MRKLRLFTTTIITLLVFGLQAQNKKKYIAHTVAFYNLENLFDTENDPDKYDEASPIMEMNGDVEEVYKKKVINMAKVLADIGKEVTHNSPAIIGISEVENIHVLEDVVNDPQLVDKDYGIVHYDSPDERGIDVALIYQKALFTPLHTSSHELVLYDDNSTERDYTRDQLLVSGKLDGEMIHVIVNHWPSRSGGEARSRPKRVAAAKLSKKLVDSLQNNDPYAKIFVMGDFNDNPTNDSFTKVLKANDEDKEDVGFKGIYNPYYSMFKKDGLGTTGYRDSWSLFDQILVSQPLLEKDFSSYRYYKAGIYNKSYLVSKHGRWKGYPKRSFSNGRFDDGYSDHFPVYVYVLKEVKE, from the coding sequence ATGAGAAAACTTAGACTATTTACAACAACTATAATTACATTGCTTGTCTTTGGGCTTCAAGCACAAAACAAAAAAAAGTACATCGCACACACCGTTGCTTTCTACAATCTTGAAAACCTTTTTGATACAGAAAACGATCCTGATAAGTATGATGAGGCAAGTCCTATCATGGAAATGAATGGTGATGTTGAAGAGGTTTACAAGAAAAAAGTCATTAATATGGCCAAAGTTCTTGCCGATATTGGCAAAGAAGTCACACACAACTCTCCTGCTATTATTGGTATTTCTGAGGTTGAAAACATTCACGTTTTAGAAGACGTTGTAAACGACCCACAATTAGTTGATAAAGATTACGGTATTGTACACTACGATTCTCCAGACGAACGTGGTATTGATGTGGCTTTAATATATCAAAAAGCGTTGTTTACGCCATTACATACAAGTAGTCACGAATTAGTTTTGTACGATGACAACTCTACAGAACGAGATTACACAAGAGACCAATTATTAGTTAGTGGTAAATTAGACGGCGAAATGATTCATGTTATTGTTAACCACTGGCCATCGCGAAGTGGTGGAGAAGCAAGAAGCAGACCTAAGCGTGTCGCTGCAGCAAAGTTGAGTAAAAAACTAGTAGATTCGTTACAAAACAATGACCCTTACGCAAAAATATTTGTTATGGGAGATTTTAATGATAACCCTACAAATGATAGTTTTACAAAGGTTTTAAAAGCTAATGATGAAGATAAAGAAGATGTTGGCTTTAAAGGCATTTATAACCCTTATTACAGTATGTTTAAAAAAGATGGTTTAGGAACTACTGGTTATAGAGATTCTTGGAGTTTATTCGATCAAATTCTTGTTAGCCAACCTCTACTAGAAAAAGACTTTTCTTCATATAGATACTACAAAGCTGGGATTTATAATAAAAGCTACCTTGTAAGCAAACATGGCAGATGGAAGGGGTATCCTAAAAGAAGCTTCTCTAATGGACGTTTTGACGATGGATACAGCGATCACTTTCCTGTTTATGTTTACGTTTTAAAAGAAGTAAAAGAATAG
- a CDS encoding DUF5689 domain-containing protein, translated as MKTTKILSLLSLMLFSFMTSCVNDDDYDIPTVNIEEPNITISNTISGIQTAYDESGQAVVSFSELFNLEGDDSYYIEGYVISNDEAGNIFKELIIQDAAENPTAGIRIRIDDPSLYDLYKPGRKIYINLNGLAINDYNGVYQIGLLGASSVDRISGANYTDYISRSPQMVAIVPMVITPDDYNSTPIDILVQIDNMQVPGNADGSVTYANVNDTNTVNRAIESCIDDSTIDMRNSGYADFKAYPMPTGQGSITAIFSQYNTSKQLFIRDTVDLVFNDERCDGNGGGNSGDCNFTISTESLPYTEDWSSYGSNPDYEDIVAPWISYVESGEREFSIRNFDGVNYAQLSAYNSGDAQNIAWLISPTVNMDDATEKIISFNMADAYSNGNPLTLHYSTDFDGSDCPDAFTWTEIGASEIAALNQNTGNYDNNYESTGDIDLSALSGDVTFAFIYEGGENDITTTVQISEVSIGGEGSGGGGSGNTGAVFSEDFESGTAYEDLDLAGWTNYNVNGGANVFQFRSYDSNMYAQTSAYNSSEDPYEVWLVTPSIDLTSSTSATLNFGTKDGYYNGDALTTYISTDFSGSGDPTTATWTELTGINYSTGNSGGYGDSFVNSGDIDLSAYAGQTVYIAFQYVGADGGVTTTYQIDNVEVSAN; from the coding sequence ATGAAAACAACAAAAATTTTAAGCTTGTTGTCATTAATGCTTTTTTCATTTATGACATCATGTGTAAACGATGACGATTACGATATTCCAACCGTCAATATTGAAGAGCCAAATATTACTATAAGCAATACTATTTCAGGTATTCAAACTGCTTATGATGAATCTGGACAAGCTGTAGTTTCGTTCTCAGAGCTTTTTAACTTAGAAGGTGATGATTCATATTACATAGAAGGATATGTTATCTCTAATGACGAAGCAGGTAATATTTTTAAAGAATTAATAATTCAAGATGCTGCCGAAAACCCAACAGCAGGTATTCGTATAAGAATTGACGATCCTTCACTTTATGATTTATATAAACCAGGACGTAAAATTTATATAAACCTTAATGGATTAGCAATAAACGATTACAATGGTGTTTATCAAATAGGTCTTTTAGGCGCTTCAAGTGTAGATAGAATATCAGGAGCTAATTATACAGATTATATTTCTAGATCTCCACAAATGGTAGCAATAGTGCCAATGGTTATTACACCAGACGATTATAATTCTACACCAATTGATATTTTAGTTCAGATAGACAACATGCAAGTACCAGGAAATGCAGATGGATCGGTAACATATGCAAACGTAAACGATACTAATACCGTAAATAGAGCTATTGAAAGCTGTATTGATGATTCTACAATTGATATGAGAAATAGTGGATATGCAGACTTTAAAGCTTATCCAATGCCAACAGGACAAGGATCTATAACAGCTATTTTTAGTCAATACAACACAAGCAAACAATTGTTTATTAGAGACACTGTAGACTTAGTTTTTAACGATGAGCGTTGCGATGGAAACGGTGGTGGAAATTCTGGTGATTGTAACTTTACAATAAGCACAGAAAGTTTACCATATACAGAAGATTGGAGTTCTTATGGAAGTAATCCTGATTATGAAGATATTGTAGCACCGTGGATTTCTTATGTTGAATCAGGTGAAAGAGAGTTTTCTATTAGAAACTTTGATGGTGTTAACTATGCACAATTATCAGCTTATAATTCTGGAGATGCTCAAAATATTGCTTGGCTAATCTCTCCAACAGTTAATATGGATGATGCTACAGAGAAAATAATCTCCTTCAATATGGCAGATGCTTATTCAAACGGAAATCCTTTAACATTACATTATTCAACAGATTTTGATGGTTCAGATTGTCCAGATGCATTTACTTGGACAGAAATAGGAGCTTCAGAAATAGCTGCTTTAAACCAAAACACTGGAAATTACGATAATAATTACGAGTCTACAGGAGATATAGACTTATCTGCCCTTTCTGGCGACGTTACTTTTGCTTTCATTTACGAAGGAGGAGAAAACGATATCACAACAACAGTTCAAATTAGTGAAGTATCTATCGGTGGAGAAGGCTCTGGCGGTGGCGGCAGCGGAAACACGGGAGCTGTTTTTTCTGAAGATTTTGAGTCAGGTACTGCTTACGAAGATCTTGATTTAGCTGGTTGGACGAATTACAATGTTAATGGAGGAGCCAATGTATTCCAATTTAGAAGTTATGATAGTAATATGTATGCACAAACATCTGCATATAATTCAAGTGAAGACCCTTACGAAGTATGGTTAGTAACACCTAGTATTGATTTAACTTCATCTACTTCAGCGACATTAAATTTTGGAACAAAGGATGGTTATTACAACGGTGATGCTTTAACAACATATATTTCAACAGACTTTTCTGGTTCTGGAGATCCAACAACAGCAACTTGGACAGAATTAACAGGTATTAATTATTCAACAGGTAATTCTGGAGGATATGGTGATAGCTTTGTAAATTCTGGAGACATTGATTTGTCAGCTTATGCAGGACAAACTGTATACATAGCTTTCCAATATGTAGGTGCTGATGGCGGCGTTACAACAACATATCAAATAGATAATGTAGAAGTATCGGCTAACTAG